A genomic window from Bos javanicus breed banteng chromosome 13, ARS-OSU_banteng_1.0, whole genome shotgun sequence includes:
- the STK35 gene encoding serine/threonine-protein kinase 35, translated as MGHQEPPLARLRAGRAAYIKRLRKGLSWREHVESRGSPDAQLSPESTAAVTRAVAGAVARPTRAAASRAAPYPRQPCPGADHPQPGALGGKRAARKWKGAGQVTIQGPALPRPGAGRRDEAGGSRAAPLLLPPPPAAMETGEEDGARRGTQSPERKRRSPVPRALSAKLRPAAAAQAMDPVAAEAPGEAYLARRRPEGGGGSARPRYSLLAEIGRGSYGVVYEAVAGRSGARVAVKKIRCDAPENVELALAEFWALTSLKRRHQNVVQFEECVLQRNGLAQRMSHGNKSSQLYLRLVETSLKGERILGYAEEPCYLWFVMEFCEGGDLNQYVLSRRPDPATNKSFMLQLTSAIAFLHKNHIVHRDLKPDNILITERSGTPILKVADFGLSKVCAGLAPRGKEGNPDNKNVNVNKYWLSSACGSDFYMAPEVWEGHYTAKADIFALGIIIWAMIERITFIDSETKKELLGTYIKQGTEIVPVGEALLENPKMELHIPQKRRTSMSEGIKQLLKDMLAANPQDRPDAFELETRMDQVTCAA; from the exons ATGGGCCACCAGGAGCCTCCGCTGGCCCGACTGAGGGCCGGACGTGCGGCTTATATAAAAAGGTTACGTAAAGGGCTCAGCTGGCGCGAACACGTGGAGAGCCGCGGGAGCCCGGACGCCCAGCTGTCCCCCGAGAGCACTGCTGCCGTGACTCGTGCAGTAGCAGGCGCCGTCGCACGCCCGACTCGGGCCGCGGCCTCCCGCGCGGCTCCGTACCCGAGGCAGCCCTGTCCAGGGGCGGACCATCCCCAGCCGGGGGCCTTAGGAGGGAAACGCGCTGCCCGGAAGTGGAAGGGCGCCGGCCAG GTCACAATCCAAGGTCCCGCTCTTCCGCGTCCCGGGGCCGGACGGAGGGATGAGGCAGGGGGGTCCCGGGCAGCGCCGTTGCTGCTCCCCCCGCCGCCCGCAGCCATGGAAACGGGGGAGGAGGACGGCGCTCGCAGAGGTACACAAAGCCCCGAGCGGAAAAGGCGAAGCCCAGTGCCGCGGGCGCTCAGCGCGAAGCTGaggccggcggcggcggcccagGCCATGGATCCGGTGGCGGCCGAGGCCCCGGGCGAGGCCTACCTGGCGCGGCGGCGGCCGGAGGGCGGCGGCGGGTCGGCGCGGCCGCGCTACAGCCTGTTGGCGGAGATCGGGCGCGGCAGCTACGGCGTGGTGTACGAGGCAGTGGCCGGGCGCAGCGGGGCCCGGGTGGCGGTCAAGAAGATCCGCTGCGACGCCCCCGAGAACGTGGAGCTGGCGCTGGCCGAATTCTGGGCCCTGACCAGCCTCAAGCGGCGCCACCAGAATGTCGTGCAGTTTGAAGAGTGCGTCCTGCAGCGCAACGGGCTCGCCCAGCGCATGAGCCACGGCAACAAGAGCTCGCAGCTTTACCTGCGCCTGGTGGAGACCTCGCTCAAAG GAGAAAGGATCCTGGGTTATGCTGAGGAACCCTGCTATCTCTGGTTTGTCATGGAGTTCTGTGAAGGTGGAGACCTGAATCAGTATGTCCTGTCCCGGAGGCCGGACCCAGCCACCAACAAGAGCTTCATGCTGCAGCTCACAAGCGCCATTGCCTTCCTGCACAAAAACCACATCGTGCACAGGGACCTAAAGCCAGACAACATCCTCATCACAGAGCGGTCTGGCACCCCCATCCTCAAGGTGGCAGACTTTGGACTAAGCAAGGTCTGTGCTGGTCTGGCCCCCCGAGGTAAAGAGGGCAATCCAGACAACAAAAATGTGAATGTGAATAAGTACTGGCTGTCCTCAGCCTGTGGCTCAGACTTCTACATGGCccctgaagtctgggagggaCACTACACAGCCAAGGCTGACATCTTTGCCCTGGGCATTATCATCTGGGCAATGATAGAAAGAATCACTTTCATTGACTCTGAGACCAAGAAGGAGCTCCTGGGGACCTATATCAAACAGGGGACTGAGATCGTCCCTGTTGGTGAGGCGCTGCTAGAAAACCCAAAGATGGAGTTGCACATCCCCCAGAAACGCAGGACTTCCATGTCTGAGGGGATCAAGCAGCTCTTGAAAGATATGTTAGCTGCTAACCCACAGGACCGGCctgatgcctttgaacttgaAACCAGAATGGACCAGGTCACATGTGCTGCTTAA